TTAAATcttgtattttgaaatatgGATAAAAAGGTTAGTTAAAAGATTGCTACTGGCATCAGAACATGAAAAATGCAGTTGCTACCAGAAAGCCGATATACTCAGTGCTTATGCATATATTAATACAACTAGAACACTTTTAAATGCTGATTGCCATGCTCAAGAtgtttatatgaattatgCATGCACTGGTTTTCAGTTCATTGGAAAGTGTTAACAATCAACTGCATGCAAGTGAAAATCCATGGTGATATTGTCTCTTTATTGTTATTTCCCTTACCTCCGTTTAGCCATAGCACTAAAGGTTTTTGATCAGCAAGGGTTGTGGCTTCATAGAACCAGTAAAAGAGTGCTCTGCCGTTCTTTTCGTTTACTGTCACATACCCAGCATAGTGTCGGAAACTTACACGGGGTTGGCCTGGAAGACTAGTCACAAGATCTTCAGCAGCCTCAAAGTTAGATTTTTTCTCATTAGACCAGTGCCAATATCTAGCAGTTACTAGTGGTTCCATGGAAACCATAAGCAGAGAGAGGACAAACAATACTTTAACAAGACCCATTCTAATAACACTAGACACCAATTTGGAGATGGTTACTGCTACCCAAGGTAAAAATATGGAAAGAGCAGGATGTTTATTTATACTTGTGGAGAACTAGTTGTCCTAAAGGAAACACGAGAGGGGGTCTAAATTTCAAGATTGTCTTTAGTGAAGACGTCCTATGTGACACACTGTTCTCTAATTTGGTCGGCAACTCTATGGCATCTGACGTAAGTTTATGCAGGTTCTAAAAGTAAAACTAGCATGAAGTAGAGTGGAGCCTCCATTTCGTATGTGGGTTGTTGGATCAAAATCACGTGGATATCCAGTATAAACTAAAGTATATATTTCCACATTTTTGTTGCCAAACTTTGAGGACCTAGTCAAGATTTTATCCTTCATCCAACAAAATCACATGGATATATGTTTCTAGATTTCTAATATCAACTTTCATGAGCTAGCGTCGATCTTACCCTTCACTAGTCTTCAACTGCCCTTtacttttttctattaataatcatgtcttcttttgtttattcttGTTACTGCCTACTCCCAGAAAGTATAGGAATGCATTTTGCAAAGATGACAAGGAAGCCAAagatttgtatattatataagcAGTATAAGGAAAAGATAATGAGAGCTAAAGTATATCAGCAAACTGAAAATTGGGTAAGTTTAAACTCTCTTCTCAGTTGTGAGGAGGCATTGGTTTATGTTTAATTCTCTAGTCATTGGGCATGACATTACATCAATAACATGATGCTAAGCAGTTCTTCATCAAGCTTCCCATGTCACTTATTAGTACTTAAAATGACACCGCACAGATTGCTGAGCAGAATGAAGCATAAAAAATGCTGCTTCCGATAATCTCAAATTAGACTAGATGAGAAGTTTAGCCTGGAAAGATAGGAGCAAAGACAAAGCATTATGGCAGATAACGCACGCTTTGgtattatatgcatgtagaatttatgaatatgccaaataaaaaaaaaaaagaatcttgaTGGaggttttttaaatataaatgtcGTTCTGTGACATATTCAGACGGACTGCACCATCGGTCACTGTTTCATATGTACCCACGAAAGAGGTGAAGGGTCAAAGAAACCCACATTACCATTGCTTTGTTGAAGGATGATGTCATCATTCAAATCAAGGTACTGACTTTCTTCTGACATCGAGGTACTTTGAATGGGAACTATTTTTCGCAGCATGTActatttttctcatattgaCCACATATATGCTAACcagtcttttttcttttttccttcttttgtcATGGAAGTGGCAAGTGGAATGATATTACGGTATATATTCCAAATTGGTGGTGTGTGCAGTATGCggataaaatttgacatattcTTCTGGAATCTCATCATCAgagcaaagaaagaaaggggTTTTGTGGCGAACCTTATGTGCTGTGACTTTATCGTCTGATAATCAGGCTATTGGAAAGATATGATTGCAAACAGCGAACTTGGATATGAACCATGACTTGGATTTCAACTTCAATTTAGTTGAACAATGAGAAGGAAATCATctgaaataaacaaataaattcatttaagaTGAAGAATACAATCtattgagaaattacatttcacATGTGGCAGTTGTCTGACATGCAATGTTGTAATGCATTATAGCAAGTTATGACAACTCTGctttactttgatttttgaatCAAAGATTCCTGTCAGACATAAAGGTATCTGTCGGCAATAGTAAGTCCTTTAATTGCTGATATGTTATACTGTACTCAGCACCTTGATATGCAAACTCTAACGGGACAAGAACTATGTTGCCAAAGCAAGTAGCAAAATGCATTATTATATTAGCTGCAAATATAATAAGTTTTATTTGTTGGAACAATGAAGGCTGAACAAGTTCAGTGGAACATTTTGTTAGGTGTGAAATCAGAACCACTAATGTGTTGCACGATCTAAAGCAAGGAAGGCATGTCCTAAGCTTATTATGTTCAGgattattaaagcaaatattGCAATAGCTATTGACTGTGAATCAACAAGTAGTGTATCACGTTGTCATatcacttatattttattattctggACAAGATGGTTCATTGCATGGATtgcaataatcaaataaagcTTGTGGTATTAGGTCAATAAGCATGATATGAAAATTGGATTCTACTTATTGTAGTGGGAgattaattttctcaagaaaCATTATGTCATTATCTGAATTATGCAGAAATCATGAGAGTTTTGGTAAACTTCAGGTTTAGGTTTTCCAATTAGATCCATAATAGTAAAGATAGACATAAGTTCACAGGTGCAcagagagaagaagaatacAATAACTTGACCCTTCATCTCAAGTTCGCTCACATACAGATAACTTCCTGTCTAACCAAAAggaaacaaagagaaaaaaggatAATCTTTAGAATTTGATCATAACCTTATGCAGTTTTCAAGTGGCAATCTGTCGGATAATGGTTAAAGTTGAACCAAGAATTATGCGAACCAGCCactaacaaaagaaaagaatagcACCATAATTCTACATAGGTTgtatctttcttttcttttcttttttccactTCTGTAATTTCTCCAAGATATCAAGGAACCTATTAATCTTTAATTATGTTTCTTCATCATCGTTGCCTCTGATGAAAAGAGCAAATGAATGCTAGAAGGTAAGAAAAACATGCATTAGTCAACAGTTTGTTTGCATGTTTCTGTGTGCAGTGTGGATGGATGGTGTGTGCtctgtttgtgtgtgtgtgtggtgtggggtttggataaaatatgAGAAAGGTGGCACAACCATATTCCACTACAGTCCTTTCCACAAGTCAACCATGAATTGGCTGGAAAAGAAGTTCCATTGGACCTTTCTCTGCCAAAGATAAAAAGGGCAAAAATAACAGGATGCGCTGGACCTATCCATCTTAGCTTGACTCCCGCAGCATAAAAATGTTGATCGATGATGAATATCCTATTCCAAGAAATTCATGGACCCTAACTCCACATAGTTGGTGGTAGATAATAGTATGTCTGTAAGATTTTACACTCTAAAACTTTCACACTTTATACTTCTAGCCGTAGGTTAATGGATGGATGGTGACTAGTGAGAAGAGAGGGATATGGATGTAATTGATGTAGACGGTGAGAAGAAAGTAGTTAAGCTTTATCTCTAAGTTTTTTAGCTAACCATGTGAAAGTATGCAGcccacataaaaaattacctaAGAAGGCCTATATAACTTGGGGGGAACATAAACAACTGTAACTGCTTTCGGTCAACTAAGATAATGAACAAgcaaagaaagataaaaacagGAGGAATAGAATTTAAAGAACCAAGCTGTCCCTGGAGATAGATCTTAGTGATGGTAGGAGCTATATGTTCATTAGTACCGGTTTGAAATTTGCAAGAGATAAAATGATCTGCTTTGAAGCTTTTAGACTATAAAGCCAACTTCTGGAAGTGCTTGTGTTAGGCCTGCAATAAGTTACCTATTCTTTGATTTCATTGGCAATTTAGTATATCTTATTGTTGTGATTTAAATGTTGGTCCCTACAAGAAAGTGCAAGGCACCAGTCCTGATCATCTTTGCACTGATAAATTTCATCCTATCTTCCAATAGTATACCAcctaaaataaagtaaaactgAGATCATACCAGACTACAATGCTACTTTCTTAAAGGCCCAGAATTCCTACAGATACCCTTCCCACTTAACAAAAAGAACCATGAAGCCATGTGAAGCTCCTTTATAGGCAGCTACTAACCGGAGCGTGTATAttctcatattttaaaatgcaCATTTTATATCAGTCATCACATCACGAAACATAAGCTATGATTATATTCCCTTCAATTAAGCTCTCAGTCAAAAGTGCCTCCTAAAATCAAAGGGCTAGAAACAGGAAGGTATTATTTGAAGATGAGAAAGGACTTCTCATGTGTTTAATCATCTCTTTATCTTCCTCAGATTGTAGTTCAACTTTGGCCAACAGTGACCAGAATAGGAACTTTCGGTCCTCTCAGGATATATGCTATTGCTTTATTCTATACTTTTTTGACAAGGAATTTGTTGCCTTGtgattggaagaagaaaaggataaggTTGTGAACAAATGCATCTGGAATAATATATTAGACTACATCATACGGTTTACTTCTGTATAGCTTCTTGAGAATTGATCATTCTCCACTCTTATTACTGAATAGCTCTATCTACAAATTATTCAGTAAATTAAGTTTTCTCGGCTAAAAGGTGAAAAGCATCATAatcaggaaaaagaaaactgcTTGTTCTGAGCGAGAGCGTCCCAATTATCATAATTCAAAGCAATAGCAATATACCAAAGCacaaaaataacaattcaTTGTTCTCGACAAGAAGGTGGCACTTGCCCTTTAACATTTTCCTCCGAATGACTTGATGAATACTAGAATAGTTCTTCTCTTCAGCCTCTACAACAAGACAAAGAAAAACTAATACGAAAAGGCACTCCCGCTTCCAAATTGTAGACAAGAAACGCAGACTTAAAGCAGATGATCATCAATGATCACACTGTTATTTGAATcataattaagaaagaaaaacagactAAACACGAATAATACCAAAAAGTCAGAGAAATTATCTTCCAATGTAGAGTACCACACCTTTAATTACTCCCTCTTTTGACGAAATAAAGCTTTGTAATCCCGCACGCATTCAACTGCATAATTATGAACCTCCAACTGCAAAGTAAGCTTTCATTCCCAAAAATGGTTGACCTTGACGTCAAAAAGATATAACCTAAATAAAAGGAGGAGGCCCTGTTTCCACCACGTTTATTGACTCTCCACCAACCAGAACCTTCCACAGGTAATTATTGTCAAGCGTATCCCAATTCACTCCCTCTTTCGGGGCAAATAcccagaagaagaaaaaataccaaatttttggagaaaagagaaacaaaaatggaggaaaaaaaacGTCAAAACCAAGGCCTAACCCATTACTGGGGAAACACTCCTGAGGAGGAGTATTACAAAGAACAGGGCATCAAATCATCCAATTCTTACTACACATCACCCAGAGGGCTAACCCTATTCACCAGATCCTGGCAGCCACTCCAATCCGAACCTCCACGCGGCATCATCTGTATGGTCCACGGCTATGGCAATGACATCAGCTGGACTTTTCAGGGCACCGCAATCTTCCTTGCCCAGAATGGGTTTGCCTGTTTTGCCCTTGATCTTGAAGGCCATGGCCGCTCCCGAGGCCTCAAAGCCTATGTCCCAAATGTTGACCTTGTTGTTGATGACTGCATCTCATTCTTCAACTGCATTTTAACCCAAGATCCAAACTTCCCGAACCTTCCGAGATTCTTGTTTGGTGAGTCAATGGGAGGCGCAATTTGTTTACTGATCCATTTCAAGCAACCTGAATTCTTCAGAGGCGCGGTCTTGATAGCCCCCATGTGTAGAATCTCGGACAAGGTGAGGCCAAAATGGCCCATTCCACAAATCCTTACGGCTGTTGCAGGAATTGCCCCCACTTTGCCTATTGTGCCGACCGCTGATTTGTTAGAGAAATCTGTCAAAGtcccagaaaagaaaataattgggGTAATGAATCCCATGAGATATCAGGGGAAGCCAAGATTAGGCACGGTTCTTGAACTCCTGCGGGTGACAGATTACGTTAGTAGTAAACTGAGTGATGTGAGCATTCCTTTTATTGTGATCCATGGGAGTGCAGATGTGGTTACTGATCCAGCAGTGAGTAGAGAATTGTATCAAGTGGCTAAGAGTGAGGATAAGAGTATCAAGATTTATGAGGGTATGATGCATTCTTTGTTGTTTGGGGAAACTGATGAAAATGTTGCGATTGTTCGTGGTGATATCTTGAAGTGGCTGAATGATAGATGCTCGTTCAAGAGTATCCAGGATGTTGAAATTGCTATATGATgttgcaatttttctttaacagaTTTATTGTTCTGATTATAAACTACTCAAAAATTGTTCAGAAGTTTTTTCAAGAATCTATTAATGATCTTATTCTGGTTCTTCCAAGAATTTATACTGGTTTTGGCATGCTTCTCTCCTGCTAACTAGTTCGCCATCTGCTCATGTTACTGTTTCATACAAGGTGTTGATGAATGTTTGGACAAACCTTGCACTGCAACAGCCAACAGTAAGAAATTACAGAATTGAGGACAGCTCAAAGAATTCTCTGCTTTCTGACGACAGCTTATTCGCCTCGCGCTCGTTCTTGTACAACGCAGGATGAGATTCCGCCTGTTTCTCGAATATTTTCCATTTAGCTATCAAACTTTATACAACATAAAATGTCCCCAAGAAAGATAATTCCgaaacaaaaagacaaaaaaaacaaataacaatttaaaagaGGTCCCACCGAGATTTGAACTC
This genomic window from Sesamum indicum cultivar Zhongzhi No. 13 linkage group LG12, S_indicum_v1.0, whole genome shotgun sequence contains:
- the LOC105175512 gene encoding caffeoylshikimate esterase, which encodes MEEKKRQNQGLTHYWGNTPEEEYYKEQGIKSSNSYYTSPRGLTLFTRSWQPLQSEPPRGIICMVHGYGNDISWTFQGTAIFLAQNGFACFALDLEGHGRSRGLKAYVPNVDLVVDDCISFFNCILTQDPNFPNLPRFLFGESMGGAICLLIHFKQPEFFRGAVLIAPMCRISDKVRPKWPIPQILTAVAGIAPTLPIVPTADLLEKSVKVPEKKIIGVMNPMRYQGKPRLGTVLELLRVTDYVSSKLSDVSIPFIVIHGSADVVTDPAVSRELYQVAKSEDKSIKIYEGMMHSLLFGETDENVAIVRGDILKWLNDRCSFKSIQDVEIAI